The Pseudorasbora parva isolate DD20220531a chromosome 16, ASM2467924v1, whole genome shotgun sequence genome includes a region encoding these proteins:
- the LOC137043782 gene encoding uncharacterized protein codes for MLRTQQREDSVSPASRTPREMVPVLAVPVPVDPVQVIPTPVIPVPGVQSLMVQKQRRRKNGSTFTTHPVVPVPVDHVPVDSVPVVSVPLVRVLVVLKQRWRRKTTSVPVPVVPVPVDCLPVVPVPVGRVPVFPMPMVPVPVDRVPVDGVLVVPVAVDYVPVDRVRVIPMPVVPAPVVRIPVVPVSVNFVPVDTAGALRRPALPAPLRRPALPAPLRRPALPAPLRRPALPAPLRRPALPASLLFLCH; via the coding sequence AtgttgaggactcagcagagagagGACTCGGTATCGCCTGCCAGCAGAACTCCCCGAGAAATGGTTCCTGTTTTGgcggtcccagttccggtggacccAGTTCAAGTGATCCCTACTCCGGTGATCCCTGTTCCGGGGGTCCAGAGTTTGATGGTCCAGAaacagaggaggaggaagaatgGCTCCACATTCACCACCCACccggtggtccctgtaccggtggatcatgttccggtggacTCAGTTCCAGTGGTCAGTGTTCCGTTGGTACGTGTTCTGGTGGTCTTGAAACAGAGGTGGAGAAGGAAGACTACCTCCGTGccagttccagtggtcccagttccggtggattgtTTGCCGGTGGTCCCCGTGCCGGTGGGTCGTGTTCCGGTGTTCCCGATGCCGATGGTCCccgtgccggtggatcgtgtgccggtggatggtgttctggtggtcccagtgGCAGTGGATtatgtgccggtggatcgtgttcgaGTGATCccgatgccggtggtccctgcacCGGTGGTCCGaattccagtggtcccagtgtCGGTGAACTTTGTTCCGGTGGACACTGCTGGGGCGCTGAGGCGTCCagctctgcctgcgccactgaggcgccccgctctgcctgcgccactgaggcgtcccgctctgcctgcgccactgaggcgccccgctctgcctgcgccactgagaCGCCCCGCTCTGCCTGCGTCACTACTCTTCCTGTgccactga